ATCGTCCGACTTTATGGTGTCCAAAAATTGCCAAAATTTCCCTTTTTTTGTTACTATGGCAATGTCTAGGTCGTTTGGAGTTTTTGGATAAAGGGAAGAACCAAATTGCACCACACACAAAATAACACCTTTATTCCAGCACTCCAAAAGAGATTTTGGCAAAACAACTGCTTTAGCCATTGTTGACGCATTTTATACCACTTTTGCCCCTCCCGTCAAATCCTATAGCAAGATGTATGAAATATTAAGAGGGTTAAGGGAGTCACCCGTTTAGGGTGACACCCTTTTAGGGAGTCACCCTAAAAAAAAGCTTTACATGAATGTTATATAAATTTAAGATGGATAATTAATATGCCATGCAAAAATACACGGAAAATATATTCGGAGGATTCTTATTATCATGTTTACAATAGAGGTTTTGATAGGAAGGAGATTTTTTTAGACTCGCACGACTACAATACTTTTATCTATCTTTTTAGAACATATTTGGAGCCTGGATTTACAGTTAAAAAATTTGATAAAGCTAAAAAAGTTTATGTTGAATATACTCCTGCTCACTGTTATAAAAAAGTCTCATTAAAAGCCTTTTGCTTAATGCCAAATCATTTCCACTTGTTAGTTCGTTTATTACAAAAGGAAGGCATGTCAGAATTGCTTAAAAAAGTGTGTCTTAACTACACATCGTATTATAATTCCAAATATGATAGAGAAGGAAAGCTATATAATGGTGTGTATAGAGCGGTTTTGGTTAATAATGAACCACAA
This is a stretch of genomic DNA from Patescibacteria group bacterium. It encodes these proteins:
- a CDS encoding transposase; its protein translation is MPCKNTRKIYSEDSYYHVYNRGFDRKEIFLDSHDYNTFIYLFRTYLEPGFTVKKFDKAKKVYVEYTPAHCYKKVSLKAFCLMPNHFHLLVRLLQKEGMSELLKKVCLNYTSYYNSKYDREGKLYNGVYRAVLVNNEPQFKQLTRYIHLNPVKLLDSKPLEGYEFSSFNYIFSDIKKPWIDWKAVLLDNTRENYINFVKCKEKDGFGDKDREEIASLVLD